The following are encoded in a window of Bos indicus x Bos taurus breed Angus x Brahman F1 hybrid chromosome 4, Bos_hybrid_MaternalHap_v2.0, whole genome shotgun sequence genomic DNA:
- the SHH gene encoding sonic hedgehog protein, with product MDEMLLLARCLLVLLVSSLLMCSGLACGPGRGFGKRRNPKKLTPLAYKQFIPNVAEKTLGASGRYEGKITRNSERFKELTPNYNPDIIFKDEENTGADRLMTQRCKDKLNALAISVMNQWPGVKLRVTEGWDEDGHHSEESLHYEGRAVDITTSDRDRSKYGMLARLAVEAGFDWVYYESKAHIHCSVKAENSVAAKSGGCFPGSATVHLEQGGTKLVKDLRPGDRVLAADDEGRLLYSDFLTFLDRDRGAKKVFYAIETREPRERLLLTAAHLLFVAPHNGSAAGAPEGAAAAAAAAAAGGGAPGRRALFASRVRPGQHVYVVAERGGARRLLPAAVHSVTLREETAGAYAPLTAHGTILINRVLASCYAVIEEHSWAHGAFAPYRLAHALLAALAPGLTDRGGAGDGGGGGRVPPPAPGAPGSADAPGAAGIHWYSELLYQIGTWLLDSEALHPLGMAVKSS from the exons ATGGACGAGATGCTGCTGCTGGCGAGATGTCTGCTGGTGCTGCTTGTCTCCTCGCTGTTGATGTGCTCGGGGCTGGCGTGCGGACCCGGCAGGGGATTTGGCAAGAGGCGGAACCCCAAAAAGCTGACCCCTTTAGCCTACAAGCAGTTTATCCCCAACGTGGCGGAGAAGACCCTAGGGGCCAGTGGAAGATATGAGGGGAAGATCACCAGAAACTCAGAGCGATTTAAGGAACTCACCCCCAATTACAACCCCGACATCATATTTAAGGATGAAGAAAACACTGGAGCGGACCGGCTGATGACTCAG AGGTGCAAGGACAAGCTGAACGCCTTAGCCATCTCCGTGATGAACCAGTGGCCGGGCGTGAAGCTGCGGGTGACCGAGGGCTGGGACGAGGACGGCCACCACTCGGAAGAGTCGCTGCACTACGAGGGCCGCGCAGTGGACATCACCACCTCGGACCGCGACCGCAGCAAGTACGGCATGCTGGCGCGCCTGGCCGTGGAGGCCGGCTTCGACTGGGTCTACTACGAGTCCAAGGCGCACATCCACTGCTCCGTGAAAGCAG AGAACTCGGTGGCGGCCAAGTCGGGCGGCTGCTTCCCGGGCTCGGCCACGGTGCACTTGGAGCAGGGCGGAACCAAGCTGGTGAAGGACCTGCGGCCCGGGGACCGCGTGCTGGCGGCCGACGACGAGGGCCGGCTGCTCTACAGCGACTTCCTCACCTTCCTGGACCGCGACCGCGGCGCCAAGAAGGTCTTCTACGCCATCGAGACGCGGGAGCCTCGCGAGCGCCTGCTGCTCACCGCCGCGCACCTGCTCTTCGTGGCGCCGCACAACGGCTCGGCCGCGGGGGCGCCcgagggggcggcggcggcggccgcggcggcggcggcgggcgggggcgCGCCCGGGCGCCGGGCGCTCTTCGCCAGCCGCGTGCGGCCGGGCCAGCACGTGTACGTGGTGGCCGAGCGCGGCGGGGCCCGGCGGCTGCTGCCCGCCGCGGTGCACAGCGTGACGCTGCGCGAGGAGACGGCGGGCGCCTACGCGCCGCTGACGGCGCACGGGACCATCCTCATCAACCGGGTGCTGGCCTCGTGCTACGCGGTCATCGAGGAGCACAGCTGGGCGCACGGGGCCTTCGCGCCCTACCGCCTGGCGCACGCGCTCCTGGCCGCGCTGGCGCCCGGGCTCACGGACCGCGGCGGAGCCGGCGAcggcgggggcggcggccgcGTCCCCCCGCCCGCGCCGGGGGCGCCGGGGTCGGCCGACGCGCCGGGCGCCGCGGGCATCCACTGGTACTCGGAGCTGCTCTACCAAATAGGCACCTGGCTGTTGGACAGCGAGGCTTTGCATCCGCTGGGCATGGCGGTCAAGTCCAGCTGA